A stretch of Stigmatopora argus isolate UIUO_Sarg chromosome 22, RoL_Sarg_1.0, whole genome shotgun sequence DNA encodes these proteins:
- the fgf11b gene encoding fibroblast growth factor 13 isoform X2 encodes MQPDGTMDSTRDESSLFSQFNLIPVGLRIVAIQGAKTGLYLAMNSDGYLYTSDHFTPECKFKESVFENYYVTYSSMLYRQTQSGRSWYIGINRDGHVMKGNRVKKNKGAAHFLPKVIEVAMYKEPSLHELTSEPVSPPRKTTKTSDSPSLKNGRKEAPKADAS; translated from the exons ATGCAACCTGATGGCACCATGGACAGTACAAGAGATGAGAGCAGCTTATTTT CACAGTTTAACCTAATTCCTGTGGGACTGCGGATTGTGGCAATCCAAGGAGCAAAGACGGGGCTGTATCTTGCCATGAATAGTGACGGATACCTCTACACTTCT GATCACTTCACTCCGGAGTGTAAGTTCAAGGAGAGTGTGTTTGAGAACTACTACGTCACGTACTCCTCCATGCTCTATCGGCAGACCCAGTCTGGTCGCTCTTGGTATATCGGTATCAACCGTGACGGCCACGTCATGAAGGGTAACCGGGTAAAGAAGAACAAAGGAGCCGCGCACTTCCTGCCTAAAGTTATTGAGG TTGCAATGTATAAGGAGCCATCGCTACACGAGCTTACGAGCGAGCCTGTGAGTCCTCCGCGGAAGACTACCAAAACATCCGATTCGCCATCCTTAAAAAATGGACGGAAAGAAGCTCCCAAGGCTGACGCCTCATAG
- the fgf11b gene encoding fibroblast growth factor 11 isoform X1 has product MAALASSLIRQKRAVKDDQTNRPVANKRKPCPKSNKSLCQKQILVLISKVRLCGGRKGRNEKRPEPQLKGIVSRLYSQHGYYLQMQPDGTMDSTRDESSLFSQFNLIPVGLRIVAIQGAKTGLYLAMNSDGYLYTSDHFTPECKFKESVFENYYVTYSSMLYRQTQSGRSWYIGINRDGHVMKGNRVKKNKGAAHFLPKVIEVAMYKEPSLHELTSEPVSPPRKTTKTSDSPSLKNGRKEAPKADAS; this is encoded by the exons ATGGCAGCTCTCGCTAGCTCACTCATTAGACAGAAACGGGCGGTCAAGGACGACCAAACCAACCGACCGGTAGCCAACAAACGGAAACCCTGTCCAAAGAGCAACAAGTCTTTGTGCCAGAAACAGATCCTGGTTCTCATCTCCAAAGTAAGACTATGTGGGGGTCGCAAAGGTCGCAATGAGAAGAGACCAG AGCCACAGTTGAAAGGTATTGTATCCCGCCTGTATAGCCAACATGGATACTACCTTCAGATGCAACCTGATGGCACCATGGACAGTACAAGAGATGAGAGCAGCTTATTTT CACAGTTTAACCTAATTCCTGTGGGACTGCGGATTGTGGCAATCCAAGGAGCAAAGACGGGGCTGTATCTTGCCATGAATAGTGACGGATACCTCTACACTTCT GATCACTTCACTCCGGAGTGTAAGTTCAAGGAGAGTGTGTTTGAGAACTACTACGTCACGTACTCCTCCATGCTCTATCGGCAGACCCAGTCTGGTCGCTCTTGGTATATCGGTATCAACCGTGACGGCCACGTCATGAAGGGTAACCGGGTAAAGAAGAACAAAGGAGCCGCGCACTTCCTGCCTAAAGTTATTGAGG TTGCAATGTATAAGGAGCCATCGCTACACGAGCTTACGAGCGAGCCTGTGAGTCCTCCGCGGAAGACTACCAAAACATCCGATTCGCCATCCTTAAAAAATGGACGGAAAGAAGCTCCCAAGGCTGACGCCTCATAG
- the cldn7b gene encoding claudin-7-B: MANSGLQMLGFVLSLVGLIGLIVGTILPQWKMSAYVGDNIITAVAMYEGLWMSCAFQSTGQIQCKVYDSILQLNSALQATRALMIVSIIVTVTGLGVACMGMKCTNCGSDDKTRKSRIAMAGGIILLIGALCGIVACSWYAHDIIRAFYNPFTPVNTKYEFGSAVFIAWAGAFLVVIGGAMLAASCPRGKPSPKYPISRPPSSTKEYV; this comes from the exons ATGGCCAACTCCGGTTTGCAGATGTTGGGATTCGTCCTGTCGCTTGTGGGTTTAATTGGCTTAATCGTGGGTACGATTTTGCCCCAGTGGAAGATGTCGGCTTATGTCGGGGACAACATTATTACAGCGGTGGCCATGTATGAAGGCCTTTGGATGTCCTGTGCTTTCCAAAGCACAGGCCAAATCCAATGCAAGGTCTACGACTCCATTCTTCAACTCAAca GTGCCCTCCAAGCGACACGCGCCCTCATGATCGTGAGCATTATCGTCACGGTGACGGGCTTGGGCGTGGCCTGCATGGGGATGAAGTGCACCAACTGTGGCAGTGATGATAAAACGCGCAAGTCTCGCATCGCCATGGCGGGGGGCATCATCCTTCTGATCGGCG CTTTGTGCGGCATCGTGGCCTGCTCTTGGTACGCTCATGACATCATCCGAGCCTTTTACAACCCTTTCACTCCAGTCAATACTAA gTATGAGTTTGGGTCGGCCGTCTTTATTGCCTGGGCTGGAGCCTTCCTGGTTGTCATCGGGGGTGCCATGCTGGCAGCTTCTTGCCCAAGAGGAAAACCCTCACCAAAGTATCCCATCTCTAGACCACCAAGCAGCACCAAGGAATACGTCTGA